In the genome of Candoia aspera isolate rCanAsp1 chromosome 1, rCanAsp1.hap2, whole genome shotgun sequence, one region contains:
- the LOC134488488 gene encoding vomeronasal type-2 receptor 26-like, with translation MPEPGKLGQWWLFLRREEALLLLKLGFDFEFTQADRTVFPSFFRINSNELPQYVGLVQLLLHFQWNWVGLLAPEDDRGERFISSLVPMLKEKEICLAFSEMLRVNNLGVLTFVLPKTWLKAEVILLFGDSSSVTTIYLAVDLYEQQTNISFGKVWILTSHWEISFIASQGTVQTLKPFHGALHFRDHTGDVPEFRHFLLSLDPLNPQGDVFLPPWWEWVFGCSFLKSGKIPQEGEKPCTGKENLQNIPSYIFEMSMTGESYSIYNAIYSVAHALHAMYGSGARPTMMRLGKRISNVQSWQILPYLKNVRFNNSAGSEVSFSEDGLGSARYDLLNWLFLPNQSFVPVTVGRIDPGAPPGQDFTINSEAIIWAPEKVPFARCGMKRCHAGERRSVPEGKQVCCYRCDPCPGGTISNQTDAVHCDACQEDQYPNKDNDHCIAKKIHFLSYQEILGYALASLALSLSVITLAVLGIFLKHRNTPIVKANNRDLTYILLVSLILCFLCSFLFIGQPRKLTCLFRQTAFAILFSLAVSSVLGKTVMVVLAFMATKPENRTRKFLGKPLTNSIVIACPLIQAVLCATWLVTSPPFPHLDFHSLVGETILECKEGSASMFYTVLTYLGFLALVSFMVAFLARKLPDSFNEAKFITFSMLVFCSVWISFLPTYLSTKGKSMVAVEIFSILASGAGLLACIFSPKCYIILLRPNLNCRENIIRNKNL, from the exons ATGCCAGAGCCAGGCAAACTAGGTCAGTGGTGGCTCTTCTTGAGGAGGGAAGAAGCATTGCTGCTGCTCAAA CTCGGTTTTGACTTCGAGTTCACTCAGGCAGACAgaactgtttttccttcctttttccggATTAACTCCAATGAACTTCCTCAGTATGTGGGTTTAGTCCAGCTGCTCCTACATTTCCAGTGGAATTGGGTTGGGCTTCTGGCCCCTGAAGATGACCGTGGAGAACGTTTCATCTCATCCCTGGTGCCAATGCTCAAGGAGAAGGAGATCTGCTTGGCCTTCAGTGAGATGTTGAGAGTTAATAACCTGGGTGTGTTGACATTTGTTCTTCCCAAAACATGGTTGAAAGCTGAAGTGATTCTTCTGTTTGGAGACTCCAGTAGTGTTACTACTATATACCTGGCTGTGGATCTTTATGAACAACAGACTAATATTTCATTTGGAAAAGTTTGGATCCTGACTTCCCATTGGGAGATTAGTTTTATAGCATCTCAAGGAACGGTGCAAACTTTAAAGCCCTTCCATGGGGCTCTGCATTTCAGGGACCACACTGGTGATGTCCCAGAATTCAGGCACTTCCTCCTGTCTTTAGACCCCTTGAACCCCCAAGGAGACGTCTTTCTCCCTCCCTGGTGGGAATGGGTCTTTGGGTGCAGTTTCCTGAAATCAGGCAAAATCCCTCAAGAGGGGGAAAAACCATGTACAGGAAAGGAGAATTTACAGAATATACCTTCTTACatttttgaaatgagcatgacagGTGAAagttacagcatctacaatgccaTTTATTCTGTGGCACATGCATTACATGCAATGTATGGATCAGGAGCACGACCAACCATGATGAGGCTTGGAAAGAGGATCTCCAATGTCCAGTCATGGCAG ATTCTTCCCTATTTGAAGAACGTCCGGttcaacaacagtgctggaagCGAAGTCTCCTTCTCAGAAGATGGACTGGGATCAGCTCGTTATGATCTTCTCAACTGGCTTTTCCTGCCCAATCAATCTTTCGTCCCCGTGACAGTTGGCCGAATAGATCCTGGGGCTCCACCAGGCCAGGATTTCACCATTAACTCTGAGGCAATCATCTGGGCCCCAGAG aaggtgccctttgccaggtgtggcATGAAGAGGTGCCATGCGGGGGAGAGGAGAAgcgttccagagggcaagcaggTCTGCTGCTACCGATGTGACCCTTGTCCAGGAGGGACCATTTCTAATCAGACAG ATGCAGTTCACTGTGATGCTTGCCAAGAGGATCAGTACCCCAACAAGGACAATGACCACTGCATTGCCAAGAAGATCCACTTCCTTTCCTATCAAGAGATCCTGGGATATGCTTTAGCTTCTctggctctttctctctctgtgatcACGTTGGCAGTCTTGGGAATTTTCCTTAAACATCGCAACACACCAAttgtcaaggccaacaaccgagatctcacctacatcctcctggtctccctcatcctctgcttcctctgctcttTCCTCTTCATTGGTCAACCCAGGAAGCTCACCTGTCTCTTCCGACAAACTGCCTTTGCCATTCTCTTTTCCCTTGCGGTTTCCTCTGTGTTGGGAAAAACTGTCATGGTGGTTCTGgccttcatggccaccaagccagagAACAGGACCAGGAAATTCTTAGGAAAACCACTGACCAACTCCATTGTCATAGCTTGTCCCCTGATTCAGGCAGTTCTTTGTGCCACCTGGCTGGTAACCTCTCCCCCGTTTCCCCACTTGGACTTCCACTCCTTGGTAGGAGAGACCATCTTGGAATGTAAGGAAGGCTCAGCTTCCATGTTCTACACTGTCCTCACCTACCTGGGTTTCCTGGCCCTGGTCAGTTTCATGGTGGCCTTTCTGGCTCGGAAATTGCCcgacagctttaatgaagccaagttcattacctttagcatgctggtcttttgcagtgtttggatctccttcctccccacctacctgagcaccaaagggaagtccatggtggccgtggagatcttctccatcttggcctctggaGCTGGTCTCTTGGCTtgtatcttttcccccaaatgctacattatcctATTGAGGCCCAATCTGAATTGTAGAGaaaatataataagaaacaaGAATCTCTGA